The Primulina tabacum isolate GXHZ01 chromosome 7, ASM2559414v2, whole genome shotgun sequence genome includes a window with the following:
- the LOC142550726 gene encoding uncharacterized protein LOC142550726, which produces MAAQTSNFSFNDPLYLHPSDAPGVSLVLDSLIGPENYGIWSRAMKIALHAKNKLGFVDGTCRKPAANSPSLYQWERCNAVVLSWIFSSVSKEIFCGLVYAKDASSVWADLKERFDKICGSRIYAIHRDIVDYHKDRAPFLFTSRNLSNYGMN; this is translated from the coding sequence ATGGCAGCTCAAACCTCAAATTTCAGCTTTAATGATCCTCTGTATTTGCATCCATCTGATGCTCCTGGGGTTTCTCTCGTTCTCGATTCACTGATTGGACCGGAGAATTATGGTATTTGGAGCAGAGCCATGAAGATTGCTCTGCACGCGAAGAATAAGCTCGGATTTGTCGACGGTACATGCCGAAAACCAGCTGCAAATTCACCATCTCTTTATCAATGGGAGCGTTGCAATGCAGTTGTTTTGTCCTGGATTTTTTCTTCGGTATCCAAAGAGATTTTTTGCGGGCTGGTTTATGCGAAGGATGCCTCTAGTGTTTGGGCAGATTTAAAGGAACGGTTCGATAAGATTTGTGGTTCACGCATCTATGCTATTCATCGTGATATTGTTGATTATCACAAGGATCGAGCACCATTTCTGTTTACTTCTCGAAACTTAAGCAATTATGGGATGAATTAG